A region from the Geobacillus vulcani PSS1 genome encodes:
- a CDS encoding MFS transporter — protein sequence MKSKWLRIIPVAFVMYMLAYMDRINIGVLMPYIQKDLNISASAAGDIAGIFFIGYLLLQIPGGVLATKWSAKKFIFILMILWGLAAMASGFVQTEGQLKLVRFLLGVAEGGVWPAVLVLLANWFTLQERARANAFWMACLPVSAILMAPITGMLLHHLSWKTVLILEGIPPIAWAFVWYAMIKDKPVEAEWMGEKEKHQLLQLLTAEQSQSSKSEGYAAAFKNKSVWGLVMMYFLWMTGFYGYTMWVPSVVSEFTNDPSVMGWLTAIPFTCALIGMIVNSSWSDRRMNRIQHVVIPLFIAACTMVIGQFVETPVLKMILLSITAIGVYAPYGPLWAIPTAIIPAEVAGAAMGLQNAIGNLGGYNGPKFFGVLKDLTGNYHAGFYFLALSLALAGVSTLLLGKAIPKKEISTVPTSNPKTVNSN from the coding sequence ATGAAATCAAAATGGTTGCGAATCATTCCTGTCGCTTTTGTTATGTACATGCTTGCTTACATGGACCGCATTAATATAGGAGTTTTAATGCCCTACATCCAAAAGGATTTGAACATTTCGGCTTCAGCTGCTGGAGACATCGCCGGCATCTTCTTTATTGGCTATTTATTGTTGCAAATCCCTGGCGGAGTCTTAGCCACCAAGTGGTCAGCCAAAAAGTTTATCTTTATTCTAATGATCCTTTGGGGATTGGCAGCTATGGCCTCTGGTTTTGTCCAGACAGAAGGACAGTTAAAATTAGTGAGATTCTTGCTAGGCGTTGCCGAGGGAGGGGTTTGGCCGGCTGTTCTTGTCTTACTTGCCAACTGGTTCACTCTTCAAGAACGAGCAAGAGCTAACGCATTTTGGATGGCTTGTCTTCCCGTTTCGGCCATCCTCATGGCGCCCATAACAGGTATGTTGTTGCATCATCTCAGCTGGAAAACAGTGCTCATTCTGGAAGGCATCCCGCCTATTGCTTGGGCGTTTGTATGGTATGCCATGATTAAAGATAAGCCGGTCGAAGCTGAATGGATGGGTGAAAAGGAAAAGCATCAGTTGCTGCAATTGCTAACTGCCGAACAAAGCCAATCTTCAAAATCGGAAGGATATGCAGCAGCATTTAAAAACAAATCCGTTTGGGGTCTCGTCATGATGTATTTCTTATGGATGACTGGATTTTACGGTTATACAATGTGGGTCCCCAGTGTGGTGAGCGAATTTACCAATGATCCTTCTGTCATGGGGTGGTTGACGGCCATTCCGTTTACATGTGCTCTCATCGGAATGATAGTTAACTCCTCTTGGTCAGACCGTCGTATGAACCGTATCCAACACGTCGTCATTCCTCTATTTATAGCAGCTTGTACCATGGTCATTGGGCAGTTTGTAGAAACACCTGTATTAAAAATGATTCTCTTATCAATCACAGCGATCGGTGTGTATGCACCATATGGGCCACTTTGGGCAATCCCAACGGCCATCATCCCTGCTGAAGTAGCTGGTGCAGCCATGGGCTTGCAGAATGCCATAGGCAACCTTGGCGGCTACAACGGACCAAAATTTTTTGGCGTACTTAAAGACTTAACAGGAAACTACCATGCCGGCTTTTATTTCTTAGCCCTGTCACTTGCCTTGGCAGGAGTTTCCACTCTACTTTTAGGAAAAGCAATACCCAAAAAAGAAATATCTACTGTCCCCACTAGCAATCCAAAAACAGTAAATTCAAACTGA
- the pdxA gene encoding 4-hydroxythreonine-4-phosphate dehydrogenase PdxA, whose translation MSVHIKPIIAIPMGDPAGIGPEIVVKALSNQKIYEVCHPLVIGHNEVLKRAMGITHISLNINEIKDPSEGKYEHGTIDVISLNNVNIDTLEMGKVQAQCGKAAYEYIETAVHLALDRKVSALATTPINKESLKAANIPFIGHTEILAALTNTNDPLTMFEVRNMRIFFLTRHLSLKDAIAAMTKERVCDYLIRCDQALRRLGVESRKIAVAALNPHGGENGLFGREEIDEILPGIQMAQEKGIHAVGPVPADSVFHHALNGRYDAVLSLYHDQGHIAAKMADFERTISITNGLPFLRTSVDHGTAFDIAGKGIASSVSMEECIKVAAKYAGKFHSLQTV comes from the coding sequence ATGTCAGTGCACATTAAGCCTATTATTGCAATTCCAATGGGAGATCCGGCAGGAATCGGGCCAGAGATTGTCGTGAAAGCCCTGAGCAATCAAAAAATCTATGAGGTTTGTCATCCTCTTGTTATTGGTCACAATGAAGTGTTGAAAAGAGCAATGGGAATCACTCATATCTCATTGAACATAAATGAGATCAAAGACCCTTCGGAGGGTAAATACGAACACGGCACGATCGATGTCATTTCGTTAAACAACGTAAACATAGACACTCTTGAAATGGGAAAAGTCCAAGCACAATGCGGCAAGGCAGCCTATGAGTATATTGAAACAGCTGTTCATTTGGCATTAGACAGAAAAGTATCGGCCTTGGCAACAACGCCGATCAATAAAGAGTCATTGAAGGCCGCCAATATTCCATTTATCGGACATACGGAAATCTTAGCTGCTTTGACCAATACCAACGATCCGTTGACAATGTTTGAGGTAAGAAATATGCGTATTTTCTTCTTAACAAGACATTTGTCCTTAAAAGATGCCATCGCCGCAATGACGAAAGAAAGAGTTTGTGACTATTTAATTCGTTGCGACCAAGCCCTGCGGCGTCTTGGGGTGGAAAGTCGTAAAATCGCTGTTGCCGCATTAAACCCACATGGTGGAGAAAACGGGCTGTTTGGAAGAGAAGAAATTGACGAGATTCTTCCAGGCATCCAAATGGCACAAGAAAAAGGAATTCATGCAGTTGGCCCTGTTCCTGCTGATTCGGTGTTTCATCATGCTTTAAATGGCCGTTACGACGCTGTATTGTCCCTTTACCATGATCAAGGGCATATCGCCGCAAAGATGGCGGATTTTGAAAGAACCATTTCAATTACAAATGGGCTACCATTTTTGCGTACATCGGTTGACCATGGAACCGCCTTCGACATCGCTGGAAAAGGAATAGCAAGCAGTGTCAGCATGGAAGAGTGCATCAAAGTGGCCGCAAAGTATGCTGGAAAGTTCCATTCTTTGCAAACCGTATAA
- a CDS encoding four-carbon acid sugar kinase family protein, which translates to MKIGVIADDLTGANATGVRLAKQGFKTATFVRNASLTDIEKYDAVCIDTDSRYSPREIAEDRVRQAVSYFKQWNVEIVCKRIDSTVRGNIGIEIDTVLRELGDHSVAIVVPSFPDSGRMTTGGYLLVDGVPVQETDVAKDPLMPVYQSFIPALIQQQSMHSVALIGLDTVLYGAESIAQQLREKIEHGNRIIVIDAVNDEHIETIAFAMTKIKEKIIVPVDPGPLTAYYARLYFHQQLHADKILMVIGSVTPLTGRQLHYLLAKTNANPVYVNPEKLASFSNSWNEEVERATAVGLERLETENILIVTTHHPANSLIDLKALSAVEQVSEDALAKRITDGLAVIGRKIIENSKYPICGCFTSGGDVTASLCAVGRANGIEIEDEVLPLTSFGYFSGGYLDGLPVVTKGGMVGDQRSIYKSLRFLQMKIHSQRSGKHVSAH; encoded by the coding sequence ATGAAAATCGGGGTTATTGCCGATGATCTGACCGGTGCTAATGCAACAGGCGTAAGATTGGCCAAACAAGGATTCAAAACGGCAACCTTTGTCAGAAATGCCTCATTAACCGACATCGAAAAGTACGATGCCGTCTGCATTGACACCGATAGCCGCTATTCTCCGCGGGAAATTGCCGAAGATCGTGTGCGTCAAGCGGTCAGCTACTTCAAACAATGGAATGTTGAGATCGTTTGTAAACGGATCGACAGTACTGTCCGCGGCAACATCGGAATCGAAATTGACACCGTTTTGCGCGAACTCGGTGATCATTCTGTAGCCATTGTCGTCCCTTCTTTTCCTGACTCGGGAAGGATGACAACCGGTGGGTATTTGCTCGTTGACGGTGTACCTGTTCAAGAAACAGACGTAGCTAAAGATCCGTTGATGCCTGTTTATCAGTCGTTCATTCCTGCCCTCATTCAGCAACAAAGTATGCACTCCGTCGCACTGATAGGGCTCGACACAGTTCTCTACGGCGCAGAATCCATCGCACAGCAACTCAGAGAGAAAATCGAACACGGAAACCGAATTATCGTGATCGATGCCGTCAATGACGAACATATTGAAACGATTGCCTTTGCGATGACGAAAATCAAAGAAAAAATTATCGTCCCAGTTGATCCTGGCCCTTTAACAGCATATTATGCAAGATTATACTTTCACCAGCAACTTCATGCAGATAAAATACTAATGGTCATTGGAAGCGTGACTCCCTTGACCGGTCGTCAACTTCATTATCTGTTAGCTAAAACAAATGCTAACCCCGTATACGTCAATCCAGAAAAACTGGCAAGCTTCTCAAACAGCTGGAACGAGGAAGTAGAACGCGCAACAGCCGTTGGCCTAGAGCGACTCGAAACGGAAAATATTTTGATCGTTACAACTCATCACCCCGCCAACAGTCTAATCGATTTGAAAGCGCTGTCTGCTGTTGAGCAAGTATCCGAAGATGCTCTGGCCAAACGAATCACAGACGGCCTTGCTGTCATCGGCCGAAAAATCATTGAAAATTCCAAATACCCAATTTGTGGATGCTTCACAAGCGGTGGGGATGTTACGGCATCTCTTTGCGCCGTAGGAAGGGCTAACGGTATTGAAATTGAAGACGAAGTTCTTCCGCTGACCTCATTCGGATACTTTTCGGGGGGATACTTGGATGGACTCCCTGTAGTCACAAAAGGAGGAATGGTCGGCGATCAACGTTCCATCTACAAAAGCCTGCGCTTTTTGCAAATGAAGATTCACAGCCAAAGGAGTGGGAAACATGTCAGTGCACATTAA
- a CDS encoding DeoR/GlpR family DNA-binding transcription regulator: protein MLPKERREWIEKQLITQGKVDIEELSQQLNVSTMTIRRDLALLERQGKIVRTHGGAIHSRALIQETPYSTKKEKNMKWKQAIARKAVEFIPENANIILDSGTTTFEVAKLIKDREDLTVVTNDIKIAAELMESQLKVIVTGGELQNQVGTLYGWPTQELLKNIQADLFFLGAHAVDIISGVTAPTFEKSLIKKLMIQAAETTWLLADSSKFNQKAFSLVCPLSELEGIITDDGLNEEDQHQYSEHTNIIIVHP from the coding sequence ATGTTGCCCAAAGAACGACGTGAATGGATTGAAAAGCAATTAATCACTCAAGGCAAAGTCGACATTGAAGAGCTATCACAGCAATTAAACGTATCAACCATGACCATTCGAAGAGATTTGGCCCTTCTAGAAAGACAAGGAAAGATCGTCCGGACACACGGCGGAGCCATTCATTCACGGGCACTGATTCAAGAAACACCTTACTCAACAAAAAAGGAAAAGAATATGAAGTGGAAACAAGCCATTGCCCGTAAGGCCGTTGAGTTCATCCCTGAAAATGCCAATATCATCTTGGACTCCGGGACAACCACTTTTGAAGTCGCTAAGCTGATCAAAGACCGAGAAGACTTAACAGTAGTCACCAATGATATTAAAATTGCCGCTGAACTCATGGAAAGTCAATTAAAGGTGATCGTAACGGGTGGGGAGCTTCAAAACCAAGTCGGCACATTGTATGGATGGCCAACCCAGGAACTACTTAAAAACATTCAGGCAGATCTCTTCTTTCTGGGAGCCCACGCGGTCGATATCATCTCCGGCGTCACAGCACCTACATTCGAAAAATCGTTAATCAAAAAACTGATGATACAGGCGGCTGAAACAACTTGGTTGCTTGCTGACTCAAGCAAATTTAATCAAAAAGCGTTTTCTCTTGTTTGTCCACTCTCAGAGTTGGAAGGAATTATTACTGACGATGGATTGAATGAAGAAGACCAACATCAATATAGCGAGCATACCAACATAATCATTGTTCACCCATAA
- a CDS encoding L,D-transpeptidase family protein, producing the protein MYQHIVKRGETIASIARDYRTSVAALLRANGLTASSVIVPGQAILIPHLPAKGSIPYTIHVSISRRQLTLKYRGRTIRTYPIGVGKMVTATPVGDFVIVNRQPNPGGPFGAMWLSLSKIHYGIHGTNNPSSIGKYVSKGCIRMHNKDVLELASIVPNGTEVFIRP; encoded by the coding sequence ATGTATCAACATATCGTCAAACGCGGGGAAACGATCGCATCCATCGCCAGAGACTACCGCACGTCCGTCGCGGCGCTGCTTCGCGCCAACGGCCTTACCGCCTCGTCCGTCATCGTTCCCGGCCAAGCGATCCTCATCCCTCACCTTCCGGCCAAAGGCTCGATTCCGTATACGATCCATGTATCGATCAGCCGCCGGCAACTCACCTTAAAGTATCGAGGACGAACGATCCGCACCTACCCAATCGGCGTCGGCAAAATGGTCACCGCCACCCCCGTCGGCGACTTTGTCATCGTCAACCGCCAGCCAAACCCTGGCGGACCGTTCGGCGCGATGTGGCTCAGCTTATCGAAAATCCATTACGGCATCCACGGCACGAACAACCCGTCCTCAATCGGCAAATACGTATCCAAAGGCTGCATCCGTATGCACAACAAAGACGTGCTCGAACTCGCCTCGATCGTCCCGAACGGAACGGAAGTGTTCATTCGGCCGTGA
- a CDS encoding DMT family transporter yields the protein MRKSFIYALLVGIMVAWGLNVTALKILVEHFSPVTLTAFRIFTAGLVVLLFLWGIGRLEKIGWNEAKQIGLAAMFSVVAHHFFLALGLRNTTAVNAGLVLGLVPLVTALLAIVFLGQRPTSFRLLGIALGFFGVVFVVANGDGGLGHLSIGDVYVFLAVLAQGISFILIKKATVEARVMTGWMLVFGSLWLFVLSFALEPHGLSSLKTGTLPLWLIFLASAVVATALGHMFYNQAVQHLGPAESAVFINLNPLFSLLGAHWLLGEPISWMQLAGFLFIVAGVMLGSGGMDDVIARFRRAKVAAGGRKAGLG from the coding sequence ATGAGGAAATCATTCATTTATGCGCTGCTGGTTGGGATCATGGTTGCTTGGGGATTGAACGTGACGGCGTTGAAAATTCTTGTGGAGCATTTTTCCCCGGTGACCTTGACGGCGTTTAGGATTTTCACGGCGGGGTTGGTTGTGCTTTTGTTTTTATGGGGGATCGGGCGGCTTGAAAAAATCGGCTGGAACGAAGCAAAACAGATCGGTTTAGCCGCCATGTTTAGTGTCGTCGCTCACCACTTTTTTCTTGCGTTGGGCCTGAGGAACACAACGGCGGTGAATGCGGGCCTTGTTTTAGGGCTCGTGCCGCTGGTGACGGCGCTGTTGGCGATCGTGTTTTTAGGCCAGCGGCCGACGTCGTTTCGGTTGCTCGGCATCGCGCTTGGGTTTTTTGGCGTCGTGTTTGTCGTCGCGAACGGCGACGGCGGCCTCGGCCATTTGTCAATCGGGGATGTGTACGTCTTTTTGGCTGTCTTGGCGCAAGGAATCAGCTTCATTCTGATCAAAAAGGCGACGGTTGAGGCGCGGGTGATGACAGGGTGGATGCTTGTCTTTGGGTCGCTTTGGCTGTTTGTCCTAAGTTTCGCGCTTGAACCGCATGGCTTGTCGAGTTTGAAAACAGGCACGCTGCCGCTTTGGCTCATTTTCCTCGCTTCAGCGGTCGTGGCGACGGCGCTCGGCCATATGTTTTACAATCAGGCTGTGCAGCACCTCGGCCCGGCCGAGTCGGCGGTGTTCATCAACTTGAATCCGCTCTTTTCGCTGCTTGGGGCGCATTGGCTGCTTGGCGAGCCGATTTCATGGATGCAGCTGGCCGGTTTTCTCTTCATCGTCGCGGGCGTGATGCTCGGCAGCGGGGGGATGGATGACGTGATCGCCCGTTTCCGCCGGGCGAAAGTTGCGGCTGGGGGAAGGAAGGCGGGGCTGGGGTAG
- a CDS encoding Rpn family recombination-promoting nuclease/putative transposase: MAIDHDRLFKELLQTFFEEFVLLFFPDMHEHIDFNHLSFLSEELFTDVTAGEKYRVDLLAKTKFKGEDGWIIVHVENQAYIQSSFPERMFLYFSRLFEKYRAPVIPIAVFSYDAIRDEPSSFTLSFPFGDVLDFRFFHVELRKQNWRQFIRTDNPVAAALLSKMGYTESERVELKKQFLRMLVRLELDEAKQRLLMGFFETYVKLSDEEEQRLRSEVEQMEAKEKERVLELIISYEQRGKIQGREEGREEGRKEGAEQEKRHIAKRMLRKGFDAQTIHELTGLSVAEIEEMKQGGSK; this comes from the coding sequence ATGGCGATCGATCACGACCGGCTGTTCAAAGAGCTGTTGCAGACGTTTTTTGAGGAATTTGTGCTTCTCTTCTTCCCGGATATGCACGAGCATATTGATTTCAACCATTTGTCGTTTTTGTCCGAAGAGCTGTTTACGGATGTAACGGCTGGGGAGAAGTACCGGGTAGACTTGCTGGCGAAAACGAAGTTCAAAGGGGAAGACGGATGGATCATTGTTCATGTGGAAAACCAAGCGTACATCCAATCGTCGTTTCCCGAGCGAATGTTTCTTTATTTCAGCCGCTTGTTTGAAAAATACCGCGCTCCGGTCATTCCGATTGCCGTCTTCAGCTATGATGCCATCCGAGACGAACCCTCCTCGTTCACGCTCTCCTTTCCGTTTGGCGATGTGCTTGACTTTCGCTTTTTCCATGTGGAGTTGCGCAAGCAAAACTGGCGCCAATTCATCCGCACCGACAACCCGGTGGCGGCTGCGCTGCTTAGCAAAATGGGGTATACTGAAAGTGAACGAGTGGAACTGAAAAAGCAATTTTTGCGCATGTTGGTGCGTCTCGAGCTAGACGAGGCCAAACAGCGTCTGTTGATGGGTTTTTTTGAAACGTATGTGAAGCTGTCCGATGAAGAAGAACAACGGCTCCGAAGCGAGGTGGAACAAATGGAGGCGAAAGAAAAAGAACGCGTGCTGGAATTGATCATCTCATATGAGCAAAGGGGAAAAATTCAAGGACGGGAGGAAGGACGGGAAGAAGGGCGCAAAGAGGGAGCGGAGCAAGAAAAACGGCACATTGCGAAACGGATGCTGCGGAAAGGGTTTGATGCGCAAACGATTCACGAGCTGACCGGATTGTCTGTGGCGGAGATTGAGGAAATGAAACAAGGCGGCTCCAAGTGA
- a CDS encoding substrate-binding domain-containing protein yields MKKRITMQDIADRLNISKNSVSQALRGKEGVSEETRELVKRVAKEMGYEYPASRAKSRGKPSKQIALIASDRTFSLKFFGEIYLSIEQEALSHGMRLHIQSVNEQQKQQLLLPSFIEEKVVDGIIVLSHISTEYIQQIVATGIPTVLVDHHHPNISADAVLTNNRFGAYVAVQHLLELNHTDIAFVGDVNYSPSYQERYEGYLLALKDYGVKPNEEWMFCQAQEDETVIAGYIRELKRQPTAWFCVNDGLGFFVSTSLQQHGLKVPDDVSVCSFDNGQLSQIATPKITTVDIDLKRYGKRAVELLLWRGDHPNEPFQEVLLSTKLIKRESTAAKPTR; encoded by the coding sequence ATGAAAAAACGCATCACCATGCAAGACATCGCCGATCGGCTGAACATTTCCAAAAACTCGGTCTCTCAAGCGCTGCGCGGCAAAGAAGGGGTCAGCGAAGAAACGAGGGAGCTTGTGAAGCGTGTAGCCAAAGAAATGGGATATGAATATCCCGCCTCCCGCGCGAAGTCGCGCGGCAAACCGTCGAAGCAAATCGCCCTCATCGCCTCGGACCGCACGTTTTCGCTGAAATTTTTTGGTGAAATCTACTTAAGCATTGAACAGGAAGCACTATCACACGGCATGAGGCTGCACATCCAATCGGTCAATGAACAACAAAAACAGCAACTCCTGCTGCCTTCGTTCATCGAAGAAAAGGTCGTGGACGGCATCATCGTCCTTTCTCACATCAGCACCGAGTACATTCAACAAATCGTCGCCACTGGCATCCCGACCGTCCTGGTCGACCATCACCACCCGAACATTTCCGCTGACGCGGTGCTGACCAACAATCGGTTCGGGGCGTATGTGGCCGTCCAACATTTGTTGGAGCTCAACCATACCGACATTGCGTTTGTCGGCGACGTCAACTATTCGCCAAGCTATCAAGAGCGGTATGAAGGGTACTTATTGGCGCTGAAAGACTATGGAGTGAAACCGAACGAGGAGTGGATGTTCTGTCAGGCGCAAGAGGACGAAACGGTCATCGCAGGCTACATCCGCGAACTGAAGCGGCAGCCGACCGCCTGGTTTTGCGTCAATGACGGGCTTGGCTTTTTCGTCAGTACCAGCCTGCAGCAACACGGGCTAAAAGTGCCCGATGACGTTTCCGTCTGCAGCTTCGACAACGGACAGCTGTCGCAAATCGCGACGCCGAAAATCACGACCGTCGACATCGACCTGAAGCGCTACGGCAAACGAGCGGTGGAATTGTTGCTATGGCGGGGGGACCATCCGAACGAACCATTTCAGGAAGTGCTATTGTCTACGAAACTGATCAAACGGGAATCAACGGCAGCGAAACCAACGCGCTAG
- a CDS encoding extracellular solute-binding protein — protein MKKRKWFKLASLLLAAAVIGTGCQGQTGNEQGQKKEGSTVQIDFWAAPNPTQQAFWKKMADRYMKEHQNVKIKVSPMPESPSSEAGIQSAIAAGNAPVISENISRGFAAQLADSRAIVPLDQFEGFDDLIDKRQMKSTISTWKFADGHQYVLPIYSNAMLFGWRIDILKELGYNAPPKTYSEVMEVGKKLKEKYPNKFLWARADLVKPTWWARWFDFFMIYNAASSGAHFIDGNKLSADRDAGVKTLQFFADLSKNKLLLTKETKDPFESGVSVMSDLGPWTFPYWAEKFPEMKFNEKYVLSMPPVPDGMDPSQAKTFADTKGLVIYASATKEQQQAAFDFVKWVYADPQNDLEWLKETNLPPARDDLSTNKAFVSYFEEHPQLKLYAENIPNAIPPMDNAKMVELQELIGKEALNPVVKGEKTPEKAWEDMEKAINGVLK, from the coding sequence ATGAAAAAGCGCAAGTGGTTCAAACTGGCTTCGTTGTTGCTTGCCGCTGCGGTGATCGGAACAGGCTGTCAAGGACAGACCGGGAATGAACAAGGGCAGAAGAAGGAAGGATCGACCGTACAAATTGATTTTTGGGCGGCGCCGAATCCGACGCAGCAAGCATTCTGGAAGAAGATGGCGGATCGCTATATGAAAGAGCATCAAAACGTGAAAATCAAAGTATCGCCGATGCCGGAAAGCCCTTCTTCGGAGGCGGGCATTCAGTCGGCGATTGCCGCAGGAAATGCGCCGGTCATTTCCGAAAACATCTCCCGTGGGTTTGCCGCCCAATTGGCGGACAGCCGGGCGATTGTGCCGCTGGATCAATTTGAAGGGTTTGATGATTTAATCGACAAACGGCAAATGAAAAGCACGATTTCAACATGGAAGTTCGCCGATGGCCATCAATATGTGCTGCCGATTTACTCCAACGCCATGCTGTTCGGTTGGCGAATCGATATTCTAAAAGAGTTGGGGTATAACGCTCCGCCCAAAACATACAGCGAAGTCATGGAAGTCGGCAAAAAGCTCAAGGAAAAATATCCAAACAAGTTTCTATGGGCAAGAGCCGACTTGGTCAAACCAACGTGGTGGGCGAGATGGTTTGACTTCTTCATGATTTACAATGCGGCGTCGAGTGGGGCGCATTTCATCGATGGGAACAAGTTGAGTGCGGATCGTGATGCGGGTGTGAAGACGCTCCAGTTTTTCGCTGATTTAAGCAAGAACAAGCTCTTGTTGACGAAAGAGACGAAAGACCCGTTTGAAAGCGGTGTGTCGGTGATGTCCGATTTAGGTCCGTGGACGTTCCCGTATTGGGCCGAGAAGTTTCCAGAAATGAAGTTTAACGAGAAATACGTGTTGTCGATGCCGCCGGTGCCTGATGGCATGGACCCGTCGCAGGCGAAAACGTTCGCCGATACAAAAGGGCTGGTCATTTATGCTTCGGCGACAAAAGAACAGCAACAAGCCGCGTTCGATTTCGTTAAGTGGGTGTATGCCGATCCGCAAAACGATTTGGAATGGTTGAAAGAAACGAACTTGCCGCCGGCGCGGGACGACTTGTCGACGAACAAGGCGTTTGTCTCCTATTTTGAGGAGCATCCGCAGCTGAAATTGTATGCGGAAAACATTCCGAATGCCATCCCGCCGATGGATAACGCCAAAATGGTTGAGCTTCAAGAGCTGATCGGCAAAGAAGCGTTGAATCCGGTCGTCAAAGGCGAGAAAACCCCAGAAAAAGCGTGGGAGGACATGGAAAAGGCGATCAATGGGGTGTTAAAATAA
- a CDS encoding carbohydrate ABC transporter permease, whose protein sequence is MNKHAAKMGWLLASPYLIYSAIFFLIPLFWALFLAFTNWNLISPEYETVGMQNFLDAFFSPSVRAAFWVTYKFMLMFVPIVIAGSLFLALIIHHLPRWKGLFAVGYFLPYLASGVASSIVVKGVISYNSPLNQFLRNALGWDVDWLGSPILAPLVIALMMAWKFVGYYALLFLAGLESIPKEVYEAAEIDGVVGWKRVWYVTIPMLYPSFYTVTILAVGLMFGIFTEPYVLTGGGPEYATHTWQLEIYNQAFEKLNAGYGTAVAIINSIVTFASIFVFRKVLEKWGGKHGWE, encoded by the coding sequence ATGAATAAACATGCGGCAAAAATGGGTTGGCTGCTCGCCAGCCCATACCTTATCTATTCCGCTATTTTCTTTTTGATCCCCCTGTTTTGGGCGTTATTTCTCGCTTTTACGAACTGGAACTTAATTTCTCCCGAGTATGAGACGGTGGGAATGCAAAACTTCCTTGACGCCTTCTTCAGCCCGAGCGTGCGGGCCGCGTTTTGGGTGACATACAAGTTTATGTTGATGTTTGTACCGATCGTCATCGCCGGCTCGCTGTTTTTGGCGCTGATCATTCACCATCTGCCTCGGTGGAAAGGGTTGTTTGCCGTCGGATATTTTCTGCCGTATTTGGCGTCGGGGGTGGCGTCATCGATTGTCGTTAAAGGCGTCATTTCCTACAACAGCCCATTGAATCAATTTTTGCGGAACGCGTTGGGCTGGGATGTTGACTGGCTCGGCTCGCCCATCTTAGCCCCGCTCGTCATTGCGCTTATGATGGCTTGGAAGTTTGTCGGATATTATGCGCTGTTGTTTTTGGCCGGCTTGGAAAGCATCCCGAAAGAAGTGTATGAAGCGGCGGAAATCGATGGCGTGGTTGGCTGGAAGCGGGTTTGGTACGTGACGATTCCGATGTTGTATCCTTCGTTTTATACGGTGACGATTTTGGCGGTTGGTTTGATGTTTGGCATTTTCACCGAACCGTATGTGCTGACAGGCGGTGGGCCGGAGTATGCGACCCATACGTGGCAGCTGGAGATTTACAATCAGGCGTTTGAAAAATTGAATGCGGGTTACGGAACTGCGGTCGCGATCATTAATTCGATCGTCACCTTTGCGTCGATTTTCGTCTTTCGCAAGGTGTTGGAAAAATGGGGTGGCAAACATGGTTGGGAGTAA